One window from the genome of Mycolicibacterium gadium encodes:
- a CDS encoding Crp/Fnr family transcriptional regulator has translation MPEHPIRHAIRALAGGESPEDAQIRHAAWVARCVGRGAAAPLSPGDVTALAGTLVSREFSTGTVLFAAGQAPTGVWIVRQGQIELAVGSGRRRVVVDIMRAGDVDGDIALLLEMPNAYTARALHDSTCLCLDRNAFETLVATHPNIARRWLSSVAQRVSAGQGRLVAMLGRPLPAQVAQLLLDESVDGSVQLAQRTLAAMLGVQRPSLNKILKELERDQLIAIHYAGIDILDVDRLRAKAA, from the coding sequence ATGCCCGAACACCCGATCCGACACGCCATACGCGCGCTCGCTGGCGGAGAGAGCCCCGAGGACGCTCAGATCCGCCATGCCGCCTGGGTGGCCCGCTGTGTCGGTCGCGGTGCCGCCGCACCGTTGTCGCCAGGAGACGTCACCGCGCTGGCCGGAACGCTTGTCTCCAGGGAATTTTCCACCGGCACAGTGCTATTCGCCGCTGGGCAAGCACCAACCGGAGTCTGGATCGTTCGTCAGGGGCAGATCGAACTCGCGGTCGGATCGGGCCGTCGACGCGTCGTGGTCGATATCATGCGCGCCGGCGACGTCGACGGCGACATCGCGCTGCTGCTGGAAATGCCCAATGCCTACACCGCGCGTGCACTTCATGACAGCACGTGCCTATGCCTGGACCGAAACGCATTCGAAACGCTCGTTGCCACTCACCCGAACATTGCGCGTCGTTGGTTGTCGTCGGTCGCTCAACGCGTTTCGGCCGGCCAGGGCCGGCTGGTCGCCATGCTGGGTCGGCCGCTGCCGGCTCAGGTCGCACAGCTGCTGCTCGACGAATCCGTCGATGGCTCAGTCCAACTCGCGCAGCGGACCCTTGCCGCCATGCTGGGTGTGCAGCGGCCGTCGTTGAACAAGATTCTCAAAGAACTCGAACGAGACCAACTCATCGCCATCCACTACGCCGGAATCGACATCCTCGACGTCGACCGCCTCCGGGCCAAAGCAGCGTAA
- the nrtS gene encoding nitrate/nitrite transporter NrtS: MTDDAGWRRPAEAVGLFLRGHTLRTAIPTALIVGSVLCAVNQGATLLADQATAGTWVRMAINYMVPFLVASIGYLGAHHIRRRELQSPQRRRKPEQ; encoded by the coding sequence ATAACCGATGACGCGGGATGGCGCAGGCCGGCCGAGGCGGTCGGCCTGTTCCTGCGTGGCCACACGCTGCGCACCGCCATACCGACGGCACTGATCGTGGGAAGTGTTCTGTGCGCAGTCAATCAGGGCGCGACGCTGCTCGCAGACCAGGCGACGGCGGGCACCTGGGTACGCATGGCGATCAACTACATGGTGCCGTTCCTCGTCGCCAGCATCGGTTATCTCGGGGCCCACCACATCCGACGTCGCGAACTTCAATCTCCACAGCGCCGTCGTAAACCTGAGCAATAG
- a CDS encoding TetR/AcrR family transcriptional regulator, whose product MSMSPASPRKRGRPREFDLDAATAALERALWSRGFRSTNVEELAADAGLSLSSLYAAFGSKQGVLDAALARYECEMSGMLSELESATRGLPDVERFVGRVRAVIDDPASPSGCFMVNTMVEVGDGVPEVQRRTATYRRRIERALKSALDVAADNGDIEVGSAADRARLIQAALFGALAASRAGDAVAARDGLRSITRELRRWRGSA is encoded by the coding sequence ATGTCAATGAGTCCTGCCTCCCCGCGAAAGCGCGGCCGCCCGCGCGAGTTCGACCTCGACGCCGCGACCGCCGCGCTCGAGCGTGCGTTGTGGAGCCGTGGCTTTCGGTCGACGAATGTTGAAGAGCTCGCAGCGGATGCCGGCTTGAGCCTGTCGAGCCTTTACGCTGCGTTCGGAAGCAAGCAAGGCGTCCTTGACGCGGCGTTGGCGCGCTATGAGTGCGAGATGAGTGGGATGCTCAGCGAGCTCGAGTCGGCAACTCGCGGTCTGCCCGACGTCGAACGATTCGTCGGTCGGGTTCGGGCCGTGATCGATGACCCTGCCTCGCCGTCGGGGTGCTTCATGGTCAACACCATGGTGGAGGTCGGCGATGGTGTCCCCGAGGTGCAGCGGCGGACAGCAACGTATCGGCGAAGGATCGAACGCGCCCTTAAGTCCGCACTCGATGTGGCGGCTGATAACGGAGACATCGAAGTGGGGTCCGCGGCGGACCGCGCCCGGCTGATCCAGGCGGCACTATTCGGCGCCCTTGCCGCGTCGAGGGCGGGCGATGCCGTAGCCGCACGCGACGGGCTCCGGTCGATCACCCGTGAACTGCGCCGGTGGCGGGGGTCAGCTTAG
- a CDS encoding carboxymuconolactone decarboxylase family protein, with protein MPHSERALTLPPRDVGDADPAIVAILTKARSKLGFVPNMYRNMANAPGLLETYMVGYDAFRGDSGLSPAEQETVLLAISRTNGCEYCVAAHSTIADRSGVPAEVTDALREGHTIPDARLDALAAFTTTMVQSRGLPAAAELDAFFAAGFTESDVLQVLLAIAIKTISNYTNHLFHTEVDGAFASRLWEARS; from the coding sequence ATGCCCCATTCCGAACGCGCCCTCACACTGCCGCCCCGCGACGTCGGCGACGCTGATCCGGCGATCGTGGCGATTCTCACCAAGGCCCGATCCAAGCTCGGCTTTGTGCCGAATATGTACCGGAACATGGCCAACGCGCCGGGGCTGCTCGAGACGTACATGGTTGGATATGACGCCTTTCGAGGCGATTCGGGACTGAGCCCGGCCGAACAGGAAACGGTGCTTCTGGCAATCAGCCGCACGAATGGCTGTGAGTATTGCGTCGCCGCGCACAGTACGATCGCGGATCGGTCGGGCGTACCGGCCGAAGTCACCGATGCGCTCCGGGAAGGTCATACGATCCCCGACGCTAGGTTGGACGCACTCGCCGCCTTCACCACGACGATGGTCCAGTCTCGTGGACTGCCGGCCGCCGCCGAGCTCGACGCCTTCTTCGCAGCAGGGTTCACCGAGTCCGACGTGCTGCAGGTACTGCTTGCGATCGCCATCAAGACGATCAGCAATTACACCAATCACCTGTTCCACACCGAGGTCGACGGCGCGTTCGCGAGTCGGCTCTGGGAGGCGCGATCATGA